In Rhizobium sp. ARZ01, a genomic segment contains:
- a CDS encoding sigma-54 dependent transcriptional regulator → MTAHILVVDDDPVQRRLLKNMIERNGHVAHMAENGRVGLEVLDRKGGLISVILLDLMMPEMNGSAFLDALAERESTIPVIVQTGQGGLETVVIAMRAGAFDFVVKPVSPERLGVAIDNALKLEQRDHRGRPSRRNRSEAVQFEDIVSASQEMLRVIDLARRAAQSNIPVVIEGESGVGKEMVARAIQAASDRAHKPFVTVNCGAIPHNLVESILFGHEKGAFTGATERHIGKFAEADGGTIFLDEIGDLPLEVQVKLLRAVQQGEIETVGARTPQKVNVRLISATNKDLITEVKEGRFREDLYYRLNVFPITIPALRKRKEDIPVLVRSFVERFAGEQKLATPLTLSSAAMALLTAFDWPGNIRQLENAIFRAVVLAQGPELQASDFPQIATQVPGYTLTEAGTVSWEAATAPMSVKAVESELPSVYPDFRPRETAESLPPAASENTIASVDRGGQVRRLADVEEELIRFALKFYHGQMSQVARKLGIGRSTLYRKLKDYGIDPENPLKEAA, encoded by the coding sequence ATGACGGCCCACATTCTTGTTGTCGATGATGATCCTGTCCAGCGCAGGCTTCTAAAGAACATGATCGAGCGCAACGGCCATGTGGCGCACATGGCCGAGAACGGCCGCGTCGGCCTGGAAGTGCTCGACCGCAAGGGCGGCCTGATCAGTGTGATCCTGCTCGACCTGATGATGCCGGAAATGAACGGATCGGCCTTTCTCGACGCGCTCGCTGAACGCGAGAGCACGATTCCGGTGATCGTGCAGACGGGGCAGGGCGGGCTGGAGACCGTCGTAATCGCCATGCGTGCCGGTGCGTTCGATTTCGTCGTCAAGCCGGTCTCGCCTGAGCGCCTCGGTGTCGCGATCGACAACGCGCTGAAGCTGGAGCAGCGGGATCATCGCGGCCGGCCGAGCCGTCGCAATCGCAGCGAAGCCGTCCAGTTCGAGGACATCGTATCGGCAAGCCAGGAAATGCTGCGCGTCATCGACCTCGCCCGCCGGGCCGCGCAGTCCAACATTCCCGTCGTCATCGAAGGTGAGTCCGGTGTCGGCAAGGAAATGGTGGCGCGCGCCATCCAGGCGGCAAGCGACCGCGCGCACAAGCCCTTCGTCACCGTCAACTGCGGAGCGATCCCGCACAATCTCGTCGAAAGCATCCTGTTCGGCCATGAGAAGGGCGCCTTCACCGGCGCGACGGAGCGGCATATCGGCAAATTTGCCGAGGCCGATGGCGGAACGATCTTCCTCGACGAGATCGGCGACCTGCCGCTCGAAGTCCAGGTCAAGCTGTTGCGTGCCGTCCAGCAGGGCGAGATCGAAACGGTGGGCGCCCGCACTCCACAGAAGGTCAATGTCCGGCTGATCTCGGCCACCAACAAGGACCTGATCACGGAGGTGAAGGAAGGGCGGTTCCGCGAGGACCTCTACTATCGCCTGAACGTCTTCCCTATAACCATTCCCGCACTTCGCAAGCGTAAGGAGGACATTCCAGTCCTCGTCCGCTCCTTCGTCGAACGCTTCGCCGGCGAACAGAAGCTTGCCACGCCGCTGACGCTATCTTCGGCCGCCATGGCATTGCTGACCGCCTTCGATTGGCCGGGCAACATACGGCAGTTGGAGAACGCGATTTTCCGCGCGGTTGTCCTGGCACAGGGGCCTGAACTGCAGGCGTCCGATTTCCCGCAGATCGCGACGCAGGTGCCGGGCTACACGCTGACTGAAGCTGGCACCGTGTCCTGGGAGGCCGCAACTGCGCCGATGTCCGTCAAGGCCGTGGAAAGCGAGCTGCCTTCTGTCTATCCCGACTTTCGCCCACGCGAGACGGCCGAATCACTGCCGCCGGCCGCAAGCGAAAACACGATTGCGAGCGTGGATCGCGGCGGGCAGGTGCGCCGGTTGGCCGATGTCGAGGAAGAACTCATCCGTTTTGCCTTGAAGTTTTACCATGGCCAGATGAGTCAGGTTGCTCGGAAACTAGGCATTGGTCGGTCGACGCTTTATCGAAAGCTGAAAGATTATGGTATCGATCCTGAAAACCCATTGAAGGAAGCCGCCTGA